The nucleotide window CCTGCTGGCCATCGTCTTCTTCGCGGCGTTCTTCGGACTCGCCGCGGCGCAGGTCGGCGAGCGGGCCGAGCCGGTGCTGGTGCTGCTCGAACGCCTGGCCGAGATCATGGTGAAGGTCATCGGCTTCGTCGTCCGGTTCGCACCGCTCGGCGTCCTCGGATACATCGCCTACGACACGGCGCACTACGGCTGGTCCGGTCTCCGCGACCTCGGCGAGTTCGTGCTCGTCGTCTACGCCGGAATGGTGGTCCTGCTCGTCGTCGTCTTCCCGATCATCGCGGCCGTCTTCCGGGTTCCGTACCTGCGTCTGGTGCGCGCGATCTGGGACCTGCTCGTGCTGGCCTTCCTCACCCGCAGCAGCGAAGTGGTCCTCGCTCCGCTGATGCAGCGGCTCGAGCAGTTCGGCGCGGACAACCGCATCACGTCGTTCACCGTCCCGCTCGGCTACTCCTTCAACCTCGACGGCGCGACCCTCTACGAGGCGATCGCGGTCGTGTTCATCGCGCACGCCACCGGCCAACACCTGGGGATCGGCCAGCTGTTGGCCATCCTCGGGGTGCTGATCCTGCTCACCAAGGGGCTGGCCGGCGTACCGTCCGCGGCCATCGTGGTCCTGCTCGCGGCCGCGAAGTCGGTCGGCCTGCCCACGACCTACGTCGCGCTACTGCTTGGGGTCGACTTCATCGTCGACATGGCCCGTACGGCGGTCAACGTCGTCGGCAACTCGTTGGCGACCGTGGTCGTCGCCAAATCCGAGAATGCCTACCAACCCTCACTCGAGACGGGCGACCGGACGATGCCGGACCGCTCGACCGTCGCGTAGGGGTCGATCCGCCCCGCTCTCCTACGCCGTCCGTTCCACCGATTCGGTCAGCAGTATGTGGCCCAGCTGTGCTCCGCGGGGCCGCAGCACCCACCACAGGTGCAGGTAGGACCGGATGAACAGCGCGGTCAGTCGATGATTGCGTCGAGCTCCGGTGGCGGTCCGGGCCAGGCGGTGGGCGGAGGCCTGCGCGGACAGTTCGCGCTGCCGATGGCCGACCTGCGCCCGCGCTGCGTCGATGTCGTGGGTCGGCATCAGGCCGGTCATTTCTGCTCCTCTGCAAGCGATGTGGTGATGAAGATGCGGGCGGCCCGGGATCCCGCGGGGCGGAGGCTGGGATCCTCGGATCGACCGGTGTAGCGCGTGGCGACTTCACGCAGTTCTCGGGTCACCTCCGCCATCTCCTCGACGGTGAGGTAGGTCGTCACGCCGGTCATTCCGGTGGCTTCCCGCCAGGCTTCGGGTTCCCGTTCCTCCCGGCGGATCCAGCGCTTCAGCTGGGCGGCCTCGTGATCGAGGAACACGTCGGTGAGCGTCTGGGCGACCAGCGCGCCCTCAGGGTCCATGCCGGCGCCGTACGCCGACCAGCTCTGGTCGTGCCTGATGAGCCGCCACGGCTTCTCCCGGCCCTGGCCGCCGGTGGCTTCCTGGACGAAGCCGTACTTCGCCAGCATGTTCAGGTGGTAGGAGCAGCTCGCCACGCTCTCCCCGGTCACCTCCGCGCACCGGGTGGCCGTCGCCGTGGTCTCCAGCCGTAGGAGATCCATCAGCTCCCAGCGGAGCGGATGCGCGAGCGCGCGCAGCGTCTTGGCGTCGGTGATCTTCTGCGGTGCGTCGGCCATGTCGAACAAGATACCTTGCTCAACGCATCTTGAGCAAGGGTCCTTGATAAAGGCTTACTGATTCGACCGGGCTCACTCGGTCCGGCGCAGCGTGAGCACCGTCACGTCGTCCCCGGGCGGATCGGGGCCGACGAGGCGGGACAGCACGGTCGTCGACACCTGTTCCGCGGGAGCACACGACACCGCTTGACGCAGGCGTTCCAGACCGGCCTGCAGATCCGTGGTCCGGCGCTCGACCAGCCCGTCGGTGAAGAAGACGAGGACAGTCCCGGGGGGCACGTGCACCTGCCCGGTCCGTCGCTCACCGGTCCCGCGGACGCCCAGGGGCGGATCGATGGGTATATCGACGGGCGCCGCCGCCGCGCCGGGGACGACGCTTATCGGCAGCGGGTGGCCGGCGGTGGACAGGTACAGCCGTCGATGCGACGGGTCGAGCATGCCGTAGAGCACGGTCGCCATCAGCCCCGGCTCGAACTGCTGCGTGTCGCGGTCGAGGCGCTCGAGCACCTCGGCCGGGGTCGCGCACTCCAGCGCGTAGGCGCGGAGCGAACTGCGCAGCCGGCCCATCGCGACGGCGGGCCCGAGTCCGCGTCCGACGACGTCACCGATGACCAGCGCGAGCCAGCCCGACGGCAGCGGGAAAACGTCGTACCAGTCGCCGCCGATGCCGCCGCCGTCCCCACTCGGTAGGTAGCGGGACGCCAGCTCGATGCCGGGAAGGGTGGGCAGCTCGGCGGGTAGCAGGCTGCGTTGCAGCGCCGCGGCCTGATCCATCTCGGTGAGGCCGACCCCGATGGCGAGGCCGATGCGGCCCGCGACCATGCCGAGCAGGGTGACGTCCTCTGCGGTGAAGACCCGCCGGGCGAGGGTGCCGACGTGCAGGACTCCGAGCACCATCTCGCCGAGGAGCAGTGGCACGCCCAGCAGGCACCGCACCCCGCTCTGCTGGAGGATCGGATTGCTCAGGGTGGTGTGATCGACCCGCTGGATGATCACCGGACGCTTCTCGGTGAGCACCCGGTCGGCGAACAGTCCGCGTGCGAACGGGACGTGGGCGCCTACGCGGATCCCTTCCTCGAGTCCCACGCCGGCGGCCGCGACCAGCTGGCCGGACTGCGGGCCGAGCAGCAGCACTGCCGCGGTGTCGACCGTCAGCACCTCGCGGGCACGGGCGAGCAACTCGCCGAGTAGTGCGTGCAGATCGATGCGGGAGAGCGCATCGTCCGTGACCACGGCGAGCCGGCCATGCACCGGCGTGATACCCGGCGTGATCGACATACTACTAAGAGTAGTCAGCGCGTTCCGAGGATGCGGCCGAACGCGATGGTTTCCACGCCGGTCGCGCCGGCAGCGCCGGCGCGGGATCAGCGGCGCGGGTCAGAGGTGATGGAAGAGGTGCGCCGCGCCCTCGATGCTGTCGTGCAGATCCCGCTCGATGAAGTCGGTCCGGTAGACATGCCGGGCATCGAGGTCGATATCCCCAGTGTCCACTTCGAACGGGCGTTCCTTCGGATGGTCGCGCGCCAGGGGGGCGAGGATGTCGGTCCCGGAGGCGGCTGGGTTGTCGACGAGGCGGTGCGGGCGGTCCGGCACGGGGGACTCCCCTCTGACGACGGGTACACCCCCGGCTCGACGTCCATCGCCGTTGCACCGCGTGCGTGCCGCGGACGGTACCCGCACCGGTGCCGGCTTGGTAGCCAAGTCGCCGAACGGGGTCACCGGAGCGACCGCTTCACCGTTCCCGACATTTCACCGATGGGCTAGTGACAGATCGGATTGTGTGAGGGACAGTAACTTTGGGTAGGTGAAGGCACACCTTTTGTAACCGGTGTGCCCGGGCGACCATCCGGGGGGATGAGATGAGTGGTCGACCAGCCGAACGGGCCGAGCCGGACGCGACCACCGAGGAGGCGAGCACCGCTATCGACGTCGAAGGGTCGCTCCCCACCGGAATCCGTCATCCCGAGCCGGACGGCGTACTCGCCGAGCGCTTGTTCACCCTCCAGGATCTGCATGCGGTGCGCGCGCTGGTCACCGGCCATGCCGCGCGGTTCGGCCTGCCCGAAGAGCGTGCGTCAAGCTTCGTCCTTGCCGTTCACGAAGTGGCGGCCAACAGCGTGCAGCACGGCGGCGGACACGGGATCCTGCGACTCTGGCAGGACGGCGACCTGCTGATCTGCGAGGTGCGCGACCGGGGCGTCATCGATCCGGTCCGGTTCGAGGCCGCGCCACCGCCGCCGGACCAGACCGCCGGGCGCGGTCTGTGGTTGGCGCGCCAACTGTGCGACCTCGTCGAACTGCGGGCCGGCCCGACCGGCAGCGTCGTACGACTGCAGATCTCCTCGGGTTAGCTCAGCCGGTCAGCCGGTCAGCCGGTCGAACAGATCGGCGAAAACCGGGTCGCGGTGGAAGGTCCAAACCTCGCGGCTCAGCGGCCGGCCGGGATGCTGAGCCCACGACCCGGCGTCGGTGACGACCGGGGAGTGCACGATCGTCGACACGGTCCAGCTTGGATCGACGAGCCAGGCCACCGGGCCGATGTCCCAGATTTCCTTGCTGCGGGCCCGGTGGTCGTCGTAATAGTTCTCGAAGATCGTCAGCAGATACCGGCCGAGCGGGCTCGTCTGATCGAGATGCTCCCGCAGTTCCCAGAACGACGTACGCAGATGCTCGGCCACATTCACGCAGGGGACGCGCACCAGCGGAGCGAGGCAGTCGAGGATGACCCTGGACGCCGTCGGGTCCTGGTCGAGGTTGAACTCCGAGGCACGATGCCACCAACTCGGGTTGCCGCCGAGCCACACCACCACGATCCGGTCGGCGATCTCCGGCGCGGCGATGACGGCCGAGGCGACATTGGTCGGTGCGCCGATGGCGACGACGTAGAGCGGTGCATCCTGGGTCGCGGACATCGCGCGGGAGATGAGGTCGTCGGTGGCGGCGCTGCGGACCGGTGTCGCGGGCTCGGCCATCCATTCCGTCGCCCCCTGGTGGGCGAGCGCCGGATCCACCCCCAGCAGGTCCAGCAGTCGGGTGATCTCGTCGTAGCTCCGGCGCATGCCGTCACCTGGTCCGGTCGAGCGCTGATTGTGGAACGGCGCCGCGTAGACCGCCTCGACCGCGAGACGTGGTGAGCGGATCGCGTAGGCGATCGCGAACTGATCGTCGATCTCGTTGTAGGCATCGGTGTCGAGTACGACGCGGACGACTCCGGTCGGCGGCTCCAGTTGTGCGAGCACGTTCTGCACCAATTCCGCGTCCTTTCCGGGAGGGCGCGATCCGTCCTAGCGCCCATCTGAGCGCTCAGTCCATCACCGGCGGTCCGGCGCGCGACGAGCGGGCGGCCCGGCCCCGGGCGGGTCAGCGGGACGGGTGGCGATCGCGGCCGGTCCGGCGGCGGTGCGCGCCGTAGCGAATCAGCCAGGCCAGAACTCCGGTCACTACGGCGGCGACGAAGACCAGACCCGGATCGACCCGCCCGTCTCCGGTCAACCGCAGCGCGAACACCGCGAGGAGCGCGCCGAGGACCGCAATCCCGAGAAAGGTCCGCGAGCTGGGACGCCTGGTTTTCGGGCGGCGGTCCGCTGTCGTCTGCTCGGCGTGCACCCGCAACCGCTCGGAGACTTCCTCGCCCCGCAGGCGACGACTCCGGCGCGCGGCCACCCGTTCCCGGTGCACCGCGCGTTCATAGCTCGCCGCCCGCTCGGCGGTGCGTCGGTGACGCACCGCGCGACGTCGTACCTGCGAATCCGTCGTGACACCCACGTGCGTTCCACCCGTCGTCCGTGCACTACTCTCCGTAGTCTATCTGTATACGGGTAGTAGCAGGGCTTGTCACGGCACTCACTGACCGCGTCGAGGCCGTCGGCGCTGATCGACCTCACCCTCAATGCTCGCACGACCGGATCGGTCAAGACGGCTCGAACGCTCGAGCGCGCTTGTCTTGATGCTTCGCTCGCCGATAAACTCCGCGATGATTTGGGCATCTAAACATTAAGCGAACGTAATGGGGGTGCAGGTGCGTGAGATTGCGGGGCTCCTGCGGTCGCTGATCCTCACCAGCGACGATTACCGACACGACTTCGCCAGGCGCGCGGGCATCGGGCTGACCGATGCCACCGCGCTCGGCCATCTCTTCCACGACGGGCCACAGAACCTCGGGCACATCGCCGGCCGACTCAACCTCACTCCGGGTGCCGTCACCGCTCTGGCCGACCGGATGGCGGCCGCGGGGTATCTCACCCGAACTCCACACCCCAACGACCGACGGCAGAGCCTCATCGGTCTCACCCAGTCCGGTACCCGGCTGATGAAACAGGCCTACGACGCCTTCGCCACCGACATCGACGACGCCATCGCCGACGCCCAGCCGGCGCACCGGCGCGAGCTGTGCATTCTGCTCAGCCGGCTCGCCGCCGCACTGCATGGGGGCGACAGGGAACCGGGCAACCGGCACGCGAAGCCGTCACGGGATCGGGTCGGGACGGCGCCGGACGCCGGCCCCTGACGGGCAGCCCCCGACCAGTCAGCTTCGGGAGATGTGCAGCCGGATCGTGGTGCCCTCGTCCTCGGCGGACCGGATCTGCACAAGGTCGCAGAGTTGGTGGACGAGCCACAGCCCTCGCCCGTGCCCGGCTTCGGTCGAGGGGCGCGCGTCGGTCTCCGGCGATCGGCGCATGAGTCCTTGGTCGTGGATCTCACTGGTCAGGCAGTCACCGTTGCGCCAGACGCGGAGCCGCCCGGCCCCGCCGCCATGCATGACGCTGTTGGAGGCGACTTCGTCGACGGCGAGGACGTAGTCATACGTCCGGCCACCCCCGAGACCGAGCCGGGCGGCATGGCCGTCGACCCGGTCCCGAACCTCTCCGAGTTGACCGACGTCAAAGGTGAAGTCCTCCAGGACGGTCTCCGGCTCGGGCAGCTGGTGACCGGCGTAGGCGTTCGGCGGCGGTGCACCGACCCGCCGGTGCACGCCCTGCTCGACGCTCAGGGGATGCGATCGGCGGGCCTGCTCGGCCACGGTCGGGTGCACCGTGTCGAGGTCGTACGGGCAGAGCAAGCTGAATGGCCGGCCCCCGGTGAACGCCGAGTCGAGCAACGATTCATACCGCTGACCGTCGATGAGTTCGGCGGTGCTTGCCGGCAAGCTGCCCGGCTCGCCGACAGCCCAGACCCGACATTGCGACCGTCCTTCCGAAGTCCGGCGGAGGTAGGTGTCCCAGCCGGGAATGAATCGCTCGGGGCGTCGACCCAGATTCAGGCGGGGATCGACGAAGTAGACCCGGTCGGAGTCGGCACCGAGGACGGAGCGCAGAACGCCGGCCCTGGGCGGGGGGACCACCACGATCACCGGCTCGTATTCGGCCATGCCGTGCTGCACGAACGGTGCGGCCTCGGCAAGGAATTCGTCCTCGCCGGTGTAGAGGAACGCCTGGTGCCAGAGCTCACGGCCCGGGGGTTCGGGCTGGCCCGTGGGTGATCGGTCATTGGTCGCCGATGTCGTGCTCATGGCACCCCCATCGGCCCACATTCTCGAGGCCGCCTGCCGAAGTTCCACCGTCACCGCGCGATAGTTACGTCCAGTGCGGTCGCACCTACGCGGCGTAATAGTCATTCTGCCAGGACGACGGTTCAATTGTTCTAGGAAGCGCACGACGTCGCCATTCGCCCCTTGCGTCGGATGTGACGAATGGGGCCGGTGGGGTTTGCGCGTCGGATGTGACGCGTTAGCGTGGCAGGTGCAGGCGTTTCGGTGACGCCCTCATGGGGGCCGACCAATCATCTGCCGACGAGTCCGTTAATGTGTCGCCTCCGCGGCCGGCAGTGAGTCAGGGGCCGGTCGCGTCCGGCACTGAACGGACGCCGGAAGAAGTACGGCGCCCCGGCTGGGCGAGGTTGGGTTCACCTCGTCCTGGCCGGGGCTTCGTCGTGTCCGGGCTTCAGGTGGGTCGCCCCGACCGGTCAGCGCTGAGCGTCTCGGCTCTCCGGGACCGGCGTCCGACCGGTTGTCGTCAGACGTTGCCGTCAGACGTTGGTCAACAAGGCTGACTCGACCAGCAGCATCCGTCTGACCTGGGGTTGTATGGCGCGCTCGGCGGGATTCGAACC belongs to Mycobacteriales bacterium and includes:
- a CDS encoding dicarboxylate/amino acid:cation symporter — encoded protein: MSRPDAETTRPRLLRIPLGVQVLAALVVGAIIGLAAPDAGEHLKVVGDAFIRLIEMTIVPLVFPLIVTGIARMESARALGRVALKTLVYFEVVTTIVLLVALVIALATGVGDGASLGGVSQHAVSGIANSVSFQTLLLDIIPDNIFSAFSDANLLAIVFFAAFFGLAAAQVGERAEPVLVLLERLAEIMVKVIGFVVRFAPLGVLGYIAYDTAHYGWSGLRDLGEFVLVVYAGMVVLLVVVFPIIAAVFRVPYLRLVRAIWDLLVLAFLTRSSEVVLAPLMQRLEQFGADNRITSFTVPLGYSFNLDGATLYEAIAVVFIAHATGQHLGIGQLLAILGVLILLTKGLAGVPSAAIVVLLAAAKSVGLPTTYVALLLGVDFIVDMARTAVNVVGNSLATVVVAKSENAYQPSLETGDRTMPDRSTVA
- a CDS encoding helix-turn-helix domain-containing protein, yielding MADAPQKITDAKTLRALAHPLRWELMDLLRLETTATATRCAEVTGESVASCSYHLNMLAKYGFVQEATGGQGREKPWRLIRHDQSWSAYGAGMDPEGALVAQTLTDVFLDHEAAQLKRWIRREEREPEAWREATGMTGVTTYLTVEEMAEVTRELREVATRYTGRSEDPSLRPAGSRAARIFITTSLAEEQK
- a CDS encoding GAF domain-containing SpoIIE family protein phosphatase, giving the protein MSITPGITPVHGRLAVVTDDALSRIDLHALLGELLARAREVLTVDTAAVLLLGPQSGQLVAAAGVGLEEGIRVGAHVPFARGLFADRVLTEKRPVIIQRVDHTTLSNPILQQSGVRCLLGVPLLLGEMVLGVLHVGTLARRVFTAEDVTLLGMVAGRIGLAIGVGLTEMDQAAALQRSLLPAELPTLPGIELASRYLPSGDGGGIGGDWYDVFPLPSGWLALVIGDVVGRGLGPAVAMGRLRSSLRAYALECATPAEVLERLDRDTQQFEPGLMATVLYGMLDPSHRRLYLSTAGHPLPISVVPGAAAAPVDIPIDPPLGVRGTGERRTGQVHVPPGTVLVFFTDGLVERRTTDLQAGLERLRQAVSCAPAEQVSTTVLSRLVGPDPPGDDVTVLTLRRTE
- a CDS encoding ATP-binding protein encodes the protein MSGRPAERAEPDATTEEASTAIDVEGSLPTGIRHPEPDGVLAERLFTLQDLHAVRALVTGHAARFGLPEERASSFVLAVHEVAANSVQHGGGHGILRLWQDGDLLICEVRDRGVIDPVRFEAAPPPPDQTAGRGLWLARQLCDLVELRAGPTGSVVRLQISSG
- a CDS encoding nucleoside hydrolase — its product is MQNVLAQLEPPTGVVRVVLDTDAYNEIDDQFAIAYAIRSPRLAVEAVYAAPFHNQRSTGPGDGMRRSYDEITRLLDLLGVDPALAHQGATEWMAEPATPVRSAATDDLISRAMSATQDAPLYVVAIGAPTNVASAVIAAPEIADRIVVVWLGGNPSWWHRASEFNLDQDPTASRVILDCLAPLVRVPCVNVAEHLRTSFWELREHLDQTSPLGRYLLTIFENYYDDHRARSKEIWDIGPVAWLVDPSWTVSTIVHSPVVTDAGSWAQHPGRPLSREVWTFHRDPVFADLFDRLTG
- a CDS encoding MarR family transcriptional regulator codes for the protein MREIAGLLRSLILTSDDYRHDFARRAGIGLTDATALGHLFHDGPQNLGHIAGRLNLTPGAVTALADRMAAAGYLTRTPHPNDRRQSLIGLTQSGTRLMKQAYDAFATDIDDAIADAQPAHRRELCILLSRLAAALHGGDREPGNRHAKPSRDRVGTAPDAGP
- a CDS encoding sensor histidine kinase — translated: MSTTSATNDRSPTGQPEPPGRELWHQAFLYTGEDEFLAEAAPFVQHGMAEYEPVIVVVPPPRAGVLRSVLGADSDRVYFVDPRLNLGRRPERFIPGWDTYLRRTSEGRSQCRVWAVGEPGSLPASTAELIDGQRYESLLDSAFTGGRPFSLLCPYDLDTVHPTVAEQARRSHPLSVEQGVHRRVGAPPPNAYAGHQLPEPETVLEDFTFDVGQLGEVRDRVDGHAARLGLGGGRTYDYVLAVDEVASNSVMHGGGAGRLRVWRNGDCLTSEIHDQGLMRRSPETDARPSTEAGHGRGLWLVHQLCDLVQIRSAEDEGTTIRLHISRS